In Gadus chalcogrammus isolate NIFS_2021 chromosome 23, NIFS_Gcha_1.0, whole genome shotgun sequence, a genomic segment contains:
- the LOC130377200 gene encoding threonine synthase-like 1 yields the protein MRWLNASRAALGAVRRYNPGPSSAATVSWLSTKSCWLGDQNILLMGPPGAGKTSVGRIVAQRLGVPAIDVDDDILEKAWRMPVATKLAAVGGECFLEEEGQALCGFSAAGSVVSLSGSNPLHAAAMQHVARSGVVVYLDVAAEDILQRLSLMKVNRIVGQEAGVSMRDILGYRKQFYERWLDIRVLCGVGDTVEQVAEKVVTAVERYHHPDAETYVSTRGDSESPARSRTHFSDVVIEGLAPDGGLYVPRGGFPKIDAREWLRLADMSYAELASAILEKCIHPSDVPAVDLRAMTARAYGDNFSSPAVAPVRHLEGNQYVQELFHGPTASFKDLALQLMPQLFSHCLPPDCNFLVLVATSGDTGSAVLSGFGGLGGGGGEARGRTGVLVFYPQDGVSDVQKLQMASYREGNARAVSVRADFDFCQRSIKRMFGEGGLAGHLAVEYGTVLSTANSINWARLLPQVVYHASAYLSLFREGVVRFGEPVDFCVPSGNFGNAMSALYAKRMGLPVGKVICASNRNRVIADFINTGEFDLRGRPLAATASPAIDILKPSNVERLLWHASGGDGRLVAELYGRLEREQRFVVAPSLLAAVQEEVQAGWCGERECAAVIRDVHRRTGYLMDPHTAVAKAVADRLQGGGAPVVICSTAHYGKFGPAVLGALQVEQAPKDPLEQLQRLGSLARCGPGVHRQVVRCVEGGSGQRPRVCPAEYGALVAQVEDMVEACFLRVM from the exons ATGCGTTGGTTAAACGCCAGCCGTGCTGCACTCGGAGCTGTCAGACGCTACAACCCTGGTCCCTCATCAGCTGCTACTGTATCATGGCTTTCTACCAAGAGCTGCTGGCTGGGAGACCAGAACATCTTGCTCATGGGCCCGCCCGGAGCAGGGAAGACATCTGTGGGGAGAATAGTCGCCCAAAGACTCGGGGTTCCCGCCATCGACGTCGATGACGACATCCTGGAGAAGGCGTGGAGGATGCCCGTCGCCACCAAGCTGGCAGCCGTCGGCGGCGAGTGtttcctggaggaggagggacaagCACTGTGCGGCTTCTCCGCGGCGGGGAGCGTGGTCTCCCTGAGCGGCTCCAACCCTCTGCACGCCGCCGCCATGCAACACGTGGCGCGGAGCGGCGTGGTGGTGTACCTGGACGTGGCGGCAGAGGACATCCTCCAGAGGCTGTCCCTGATGAAGGTGAACCGCATCGTGGGGCAGGAGGCGGGCGTGTCCATGCGGGACATCCTGGGCTACAGGAAACAGTTCTACGAGCGGTGGCTGGACATCAGGGTGTTGTGTGGCGTCGGGGACACGGTGGAGCAGGTGGCGGAGAAGGTGGTGACCGCCGTGGAGCGGTACCACCACCCGGACGCGGAGACCTACGTGTCGACCCGGGGCGACTCTGAGTCCCCCGCCCGCAGCAGGACACACTTCAGCGACGTGGTGATCGAAGGCCTGGCCCCGGACGGCGGCCTCTACGTCCCCCGAGGGGGCTTCCCCAAGATCGACGCCCGGGAGTGGCTGAGGCTGGCCGACATGTCGTACGCCGAGCTGGCCTCGGCCATCCTGGAGAAGTGCATCCACCCGTCGGACGTCCCGGCGGTGGACCTCCGGGCGATGACGGCGCGGGCGTACGGCGACAACTTCTCCAGCCCCGCCGTGGCGCCGGTGAGACACCTGGAGGGGAACCAGTACGTCCAGGAGCTCTTCCACGGCCCCACGGCCTCCTTCAAGGACCTGGCGCTGCAGCTGATGCCCCAGCTCTTCTCCCACTGCCTCCCGCCCGACTGCAACTTCCTGGTGCTGGTCGCCACGTCCGGGGACACAGGCAGTGCCGTGCTCAGCGGCTTCGGGGGGCTCGGCGGTGGCGGGGGCGAGGCCCGGGGCAGGACGGGCGTGCTGGTGTTCTACCCCCAGGACGGTGTCAGCGACGTCCAGAAGCTGCAGATGGCGTCGTATCGCGAGGGCAACGCCAGGGCGGTCAGCGTGCGTGCCGACTTCGACTTCTGCCAGCGCTCCATCAAGAGGATGTTCGGGGAGGGCGGGCTGGCGGGCCACCTGGCAGTGGAGTACGGCACGGTGCTCAGCACGGCCAACTCAATCAACTGGGCCCGGCTGCTGCCGCAG GTCGTGTACCACGCCTCCGCCTACCTGTCCCTCTTCCGGGAGGGTGTAGTCCGGTTCGGTGAGCCCGTGGACTTCTGCGTCCCCAGCGGGAACTTCGGCAACGCCATGTCCGCGCTGTACGCCAAGCGCATGGGCCTGCCCGTCGGGAAGGTCATCTGCGCCTCCAACCGCAACCGGGTCATCGCCGACTTCATCAACACGGGCGAGTTCGACCTGCGGGGCCGCCCGCTCGCCGCCACCGCCTCGCCCGCCATCGACATCCTGAAGCCCTCCAACGTGGAGCGCCTCCTGTGGCACGCCAGCGGTGGGGACGGGCGCCTGGTGGCTGAGCTGTACGGCCGGCTGGAGCGCGAGCAGCGCTTCGTCGTCGCCCCCTCGCTGCTCGCCGCCGTGCAAGAGGAGGTGCAGGCGGGCTGGTGTGGCGAGCGGGAGTGCGCGGCCGTCATCCGGGACGTGCACCGGCGAACGGGCTACCTGATGGACCCTCACACGGCGGTGGCCAAGGCAGTGGCGGACAGGCTGCAGGGCGGCGGGGCGCCCGTGGTCATCTGCTCCACCGCGCACTACGGGAAGTTCGGGCCGGCGGTGCTCGGCGCGCTTCAG gTCGAGCAGGCCCCCAAGGACcccctggagcagctgcagaGGCTGGGGTCTCTGGCGCGGTGCGGGCCGGGGGTCCACCGGCAGGTGGTCCGCTGCGTGGAGgggggcagcgggcagcggccCCGGGTCTGTCCTGCAGAGTACGGAGCTCTGGTGGCGCAGGTGGAGGACATGGTGGAGGCCTGCTTCCTCAGAGTCATGTAG